Proteins from a single region of Chryseobacterium sp. W4I1:
- a CDS encoding cold-shock protein, which translates to MADSFSKKENFKKKIQKQKEKALRREDRKTNNNKGSEDVFMYVDEFGRLTSTPPEDRERQEVNIDEIQLGAAPIMEEDIRKTGIITFHSEKGYGFITEDNSKENVFFHNNSCAHPVKKGNKVSFEKEKSPKGFSAVNIQLVK; encoded by the coding sequence ATGGCAGACTCTTTTTCTAAAAAAGAAAATTTCAAGAAAAAAATTCAAAAGCAAAAAGAAAAAGCGCTAAGACGCGAAGATCGTAAAACGAACAACAACAAAGGATCAGAAGATGTTTTCATGTATGTAGATGAATTCGGAAGACTTACGTCTACACCTCCTGAAGACAGAGAAAGACAAGAAGTAAACATTGATGAGATCCAGCTTGGTGCTGCTCCGATTATGGAGGAAGACATCAGAAAGACAGGAATCATCACTTTCCACAGTGAAAAAGGATATGGCTTCATTACTGAAGACAATTCAAAAGAAAACGTTTTCTTCCACAACAACAGCTGTGCACATCCCGTGAAAAAAGGAAACAAGGTTTCTTTTGAGAAAGAAAAATCTCCTAAAGGATTCTCTGCTGTTAATATTCAGTTGGTTAAATAA
- a CDS encoding SDR family oxidoreductase, producing MSTQDVKGKVVLIAGGGKNLGGLLSRSFASKGAKLAIHYNSESSRAESEKTLAEVQALGAEAFLFQGDLTKIDNLTRFFDETISRFGGVDIAINTVGMVLKKPFAETTEEEYDTMFNVNSKSAYFFLQEAGKKLNNNGKICTIVTSLLAAYTGLYSTYAGAKAPVEHFTRAASKEFGERGISVTAVAPGPMDTPFFYGQETAEAVAYHKSASALGGLTDIKDIAPLVEFLVTDGWWITGQTIFANGGYTTR from the coding sequence ATGTCAACACAAGATGTCAAAGGAAAAGTAGTATTAATTGCCGGTGGTGGCAAAAATTTGGGTGGGCTATTGAGCAGGAGTTTTGCATCGAAGGGTGCGAAGCTGGCTATTCATTATAACAGTGAAAGCTCCAGGGCAGAAAGTGAAAAAACTTTAGCGGAAGTTCAGGCACTGGGAGCAGAAGCGTTTTTGTTCCAGGGAGATCTTACGAAAATAGATAATCTCACCAGATTCTTTGATGAAACGATTTCCAGATTCGGAGGAGTAGATATTGCAATCAATACGGTAGGAATGGTATTAAAGAAACCTTTTGCAGAAACTACAGAAGAAGAATATGATACCATGTTCAACGTAAATTCAAAATCAGCTTACTTTTTTCTTCAGGAAGCAGGCAAAAAACTGAATAACAATGGTAAGATCTGTACGATCGTGACTTCTCTTCTTGCAGCTTATACAGGATTGTATTCTACTTATGCAGGGGCAAAAGCTCCGGTAGAGCATTTTACAAGAGCAGCATCTAAAGAATTTGGCGAAAGAGGAATTTCCGTTACAGCAGTAGCACCGGGACCAATGGACACTCCTTTCTTTTACGGACAGGAAACGGCAGAGGCAGTGGCCTATCACAAATCAGCATCTGCTTTGGGAGGACTTACCGATATTAAGGATATTGCTCCACTCGTTGAATTTCTGGTAACGGATGGATGGTGGATCACCGGGCAGACCATCTTTGCAAACGGAGGATATACAACGAGATAG
- a CDS encoding DoxX family protein, which produces MSVILLMHSVASIFSGDVNNFGLLYLDTLGFSPFGLYLAWIVKLIHLFSVFIIWSDRYVKLVSICNIVILLLGIYFVHWQNGWYVVGGGTNGIEFNVLLICCFLQLYFTECPLRQKENCRL; this is translated from the coding sequence GTGTCGGTTATTTTACTGATGCACAGCGTGGCGTCTATTTTTAGTGGAGATGTCAATAATTTTGGACTTCTTTATCTTGATACCCTAGGTTTCAGTCCTTTCGGACTTTATCTGGCCTGGATAGTAAAGCTGATCCATCTTTTTTCGGTTTTTATAATCTGGTCAGACCGGTATGTAAAATTGGTTTCTATTTGTAATATAGTTATTCTTCTTTTGGGAATTTATTTTGTCCACTGGCAGAATGGCTGGTATGTAGTAGGTGGCGGTACAAATGGTATTGAATTTAATGTTCTGTTGATATGCTGTTTTTTACAACTATATTTTACTGAATGTCCATTACGGCAGAAAGAAAATTGCCGTTTGTAG